A portion of the Stigmatopora argus isolate UIUO_Sarg chromosome 15, RoL_Sarg_1.0, whole genome shotgun sequence genome contains these proteins:
- the LOC144089654 gene encoding protein c-Fos-like, whose protein sequence is MLRNEMTPDVEAASPTCRANSPTGTRCQETAEESNSLSSASSPFSSAVNAKDVCKDTAFVPTVTAISSSPDFQWMVQPTIITSVSPSPGCERTNEAQSSRQATPIRESRNKGKNAARKAKAEQLSPEEEEKKRIRRERNKMAAAKCRNRRRELTDTLQAETDQLEEEKASLETEIANLLKEKERLEFILATHKPACQMSQDMESVFEESAGSPDIPPSPEEHSIPDDSIQEAPSLQEMDIPSDPSAAISGNSNILLCASAEINVCDMEPSLDVKEGLLDAMLPTLEDKLVTETARSVPDIDLSSSLGVSDWETLYRSVSNDLEPLSTPVVTSTPTCSSYLSVFTFSCPELDLLTEGLESLKGGGKAESVDHLNSPTLLAL, encoded by the exons ATGCTTCGCAACGAGATGACTCCCGATGTGGAGGCAGCGTCTCCCACCTGCCGGGCCAACTCTCCCACCGGGACAAGGTGCCAGGAGACAGCCGAGGAATCGAACTCTCTTTCATCCGCGTCATCTCCCTTTTCGTCGGCCGTCAATGCTAag GATGTCTGCAAAGACACTGCGTTTGTTCCGACCGTCACCGCAATTTCCTCTAGCCCAGATTTCCAGTGGATGGTCCAGCCTACAATCATTACATCTGTCTCCCCGTCTCCGGGTTGCGAGCGAACCAATGAGGCGCAAAGCTCTCGCCAGGCAACACCCATAAGAGAGAGCAGGAATAAGGGGAAGAATGCAGCGCGGAAGGCAAAAGCAGAGCAG CTGTCtccggaggaggaggagaagaagaggatcaGGAGGGAGAGGAATAAAATGGCCGCTGCCAAGTGTCGCAACCGACGAAGGGAACTGACGGATACGCTGCAAGCT GAGACAGACCAGCTGGAGGAGGAAAAAGCGTCCTTGGAGACAGAAATTGCCAACCTCCTCAAAGAGAAGGAGCGCCTCGAGTTCATCCTGGCCACGCACAAACCAGCTTGCCAAATGTCCCAGGACATGGAATCAGTGTTCGAGGAGTCCGCTGGATCTCCAGACATCCCCCCAAGTCCAGAGGAACACAGTATCCCAGATGACAGCATTCAGGAAGCTCCTTCGCTCCAAGAAATGGACATCCCCAGCGATCCGTCCGCAGCCATCTCGGGGAATTCCAACATCCTGCTGTGCGCCAGCGCCGAAATCAACGTCTGCGATATGGAACCCTCGCTGGATGTCAAGGAGGGGCTTCTAGATGCAATGCTGCCTACTTTAGAGGACAAGCTCGTCACAGAGACAGCCCGATCTGTCCCAGACATCGACCTTAGCAGCTCCCTCGGTGTCTCAGACTGGGAGACTCTGTACAGGTCTGTCTCCAACGATCTGGAGCCCCTCAGTACACCCGTGGTGACCTCCACCCCGACCTGCAGCAGCTATCTGTCCGTCTTCACCTTCTCCTGTCCTGAGCTGGACTTGCTCACAGAGGGACTGGAGAGCCTTAAAGGAGGAGGAAAAGCCGAATCTGTTGACCACCTTAATTCCCCAACTCTGCTGGCCTTATAA
- the LOC144089657 gene encoding jun dimerization protein 2-like isoform X1 produces the protein MSECHTMPGLISDASLTAGCLARLGPPAGISAIMLTETLKFGELHELMMSPLQFMSRLGTRPIVIKTERGEEDDRRTRRREKNKVAAARCRNKKKERTDYLQKESERLEMLNSDLKAQIEELKLERQQLIHMLNFHRPTCIVRTDSVQTPESEVKPLLLHHLEASRSCT, from the exons ATGTCTGAGTGTCATACCATGCCAGGACTAATTTCAGATGCCTCTTTGACAGCAGGTTGTCTGGCCAGGCTGGGCCCTCCGGCTGGCATCTCGGCCATCATGCTGACGGAAACGCTGAAGTTTGGCGAGCTCCACGAGTTGATGATGTCGCCCCTGCAGTTCATGAGCCGCCTGGGAACGAGGCCTATTGTCATCAAAACAGAG AGAGGTGAAGAGGATGATAGAAGGACACGAAGACGAGAGAAAAACAAGGTGGCTGCTGCACGATGTCGAAACAAGAAAAAAGAGAGAACAGATTATCTACAAAAG GAGTCCGAAAGACTAGAAATGTTAAACTCAGATTTGAAAGCCCAGATCGAGGAGCTAAAACTTGAACGCCAGCAGCTGATCCACATGCTGAACTTTCATCGACCCACATGCATCGTCCGAACTGACAGTGTCCAGACACCTGAGAGTGAAGTGAAGCCGCTGCTGCTGCACCATCTAGAAGCATCAAGAAGTTGCACTTAA
- the LOC144089657 gene encoding jun dimerization protein 2-like isoform X2, protein MLTETLKFGELHELMMSPLQFMSRLGTRPIVIKTERGEEDDRRTRRREKNKVAAARCRNKKKERTDYLQKESERLEMLNSDLKAQIEELKLERQQLIHMLNFHRPTCIVRTDSVQTPESEVKPLLLHHLEASRSCT, encoded by the exons ATGCTGACGGAAACGCTGAAGTTTGGCGAGCTCCACGAGTTGATGATGTCGCCCCTGCAGTTCATGAGCCGCCTGGGAACGAGGCCTATTGTCATCAAAACAGAG AGAGGTGAAGAGGATGATAGAAGGACACGAAGACGAGAGAAAAACAAGGTGGCTGCTGCACGATGTCGAAACAAGAAAAAAGAGAGAACAGATTATCTACAAAAG GAGTCCGAAAGACTAGAAATGTTAAACTCAGATTTGAAAGCCCAGATCGAGGAGCTAAAACTTGAACGCCAGCAGCTGATCCACATGCTGAACTTTCATCGACCCACATGCATCGTCCGAACTGACAGTGTCCAGACACCTGAGAGTGAAGTGAAGCCGCTGCTGCTGCACCATCTAGAAGCATCAAGAAGTTGCACTTAA